A part of Sugiyamaella lignohabitans strain CBS 10342 chromosome D, complete sequence genomic DNA contains:
- the MTM1 gene encoding Mtm1p (Mitochondrial protein of the mitochondrial carrier family; high affinity pyridoxal 5'-phosphate transporter; involved in mitochondrial iron homeostasis and in activating mitochondrial Sod2p by facilitating insertion of an essential manganese cofactor; GO_component: GO:0016021 - integral component of membrane [Evidence IEA]; GO_component: GO:0016021 - integral component of membrane [Evidence ISM] [PMID 12192589]; GO_component: GO:0016020 - membrane [Evidence IEA]; GO_component: GO:0005743 - mitochondrial inner membrane [Evidence IEA,IEA]; GO_component: GO:0005739 - mitochondrion [Evidence IEA]; GO_component: GO:0005739 - mitochondrion [Evidence IDA] [PMID 12890866]; GO_function: GO:0016530 - metallochaperone activity [Evidence IMP] [PMID 12890866]; GO_function: GO:0030170 - pyridoxal phosphate binding [Evidence IDA] [PMID 24184947]; GO_process: GO:0006828 - manganese ion transport [Evidence IMP] [PMID 12890866]; GO_process: GO:0006810 - transport [Evidence IEA]), translated as MVAACSGSLLTSVVVTPFDVVRVRMQQQSAFPMVDFIDLAKNKVANASNKGVEISYKAAAGQVRNNLSKVAVSSLESLRLSSSTGVAAAEMAVKSFPITQIPSGVGVTTCCKDVFWFPSTIDYCVASQLEISTSCAVDETKMNRLNGTWDGFRKIVAGEGLPALWRGLSLTLLMSVPSNVVYFIAYEYMRDNSPLSESTILNPLICGGLARSLSATVVSPIELVKTRLQSAKGPDAVQVVTKGVREMVATQGFSSLWRGLVLTLWRDVPFSSIYWACVEFIRAELAQTHYFRDQKSDSSTFSQAFIAGSVGGSIAAILTTPFDVGKTRRQIGHHASSSSSMGMLPFMMKILKTEGVGALYVGAIPRILKVSPACAIMISSYEMGKKFFARDNNAL; from the coding sequence ATGGTGGCGGCGTGTTCCGGATCATTGCTGACATCGGTCGTGGTTACTCCGTTTGATGTGGTAAGAGTAAGAATGCAACAACAAAGTGCTTTTCCTATGGTGGATTTCATTGATTTGGCAAAGAATAAAGTTGCAAATGCTAGTAATAAAGGAGTCGAGATCAGTTACAAAGCGGCGGCTGGACAAGTTCGAAATAATCTATCCAAGGTTGCTGTTTCTTCATTAGAAAGCCTGAGACTGTCTTCTTCGACAGgtgtagcagcagcagaaatgGCCGTCAAATCTTTCCCAATCACACAGATCCCCAGTGGAGTAGGCGTCACTACGTGCTGTAAAGATGTGTTTTGGTTTCCTAGTACCATCGATTATTGTGTGGCATCTCagcttgaaatttcaaCCTCATGTGCTGTAGACGAGACTAAGATGAATCGTCTTAATGGAACCTGGGATGGATTTCGCAAAATAGTAGCCGGAGAAGGATTACCAGCCTTATGGAGAGGTCTGTCTTTAACTTTGTTAATGTCAGTTCCCTCAAATGTTGTTTATTTCATTGCTTATGAATATATGAGAGACAATTCACCACTCTCTGAATCGACCATTCTCAACCCTTTAATATGTGGTGGGTTGGCTAGATCTTTATCTGCTACCGTAGTTTCACCCATCGAACTGGTAAAAACAAGACTACAGTCAGCCAAGGGTCCTGATGCTGTACAGGTAGTCACAAAAGGTGTGCGAGAAATGGTTGCTACTCAAGGATTCTCTTCGCTGTGGAGAGGATTGGTATTAACACTTTGGAGAGATGTACCCTTTTCAAGTATTTATTGGGCATGTGTCGAGTTTATTCGAGCAGAGTTAGCACAGACGCATTATTTTAGAGATCAAAAATCAGATTCCAGCACCTTCTCACAAGCATTTATTGCGGGGTCTGTGGGTGGATCGATTGCTGCTATTCTGACTACACCCTTTGACGTTGGCAAGACTCGTCGTCAAATCGGACATCAtgcatcttcgtcatcgaGCATGGGCATGCTTCCATTCATGATGAAAATTTTGAAAACAGAAGGTGTTGGTGCTCTGTATGTCGGAGCAATTCCACGCATTTTAAAAGTATCCCCTGCTTGTGCAATTATGATATCGTCATATGAAATGGGTAAAAAGTTCTTTGCCCGCGACAACAACGCTTTATAG
- the KOG1 gene encoding Kog1p (Subunit of TORC1; TORC1 is a rapamycin-sensitive complex involved in growth control that contains Tor1p or Tor2p, Lst8p and Tco89p; contains four HEAT repeats and seven WD-40 repeats; may act as a scaffold protein to couple TOR and its effectors; GO_component: GO:0031931 - TORC1 complex [Evidence IEA]; GO_component: GO:0031931 - TORC1 complex [Evidence IPI] [PMID 12408816]; GO_component: GO:0000329 - fungal-type vacuole membrane [Evidence IDA] [PMID 14562095]; GO_component: GO:0000329 - fungal-type vacuole membrane [Evidence IDA] [PMID 16394584]; GO_component: GO:0000329 - fungal-type vacuole membrane [Evidence IDA] [PMID 17560372]; GO_component: GO:0016020 - membrane [Evidence IEA]; GO_component: GO:0005739 - mitochondrion [Evidence IDA] [PMID 14576278]; GO_component: GO:0005739 - mitochondrion [Evidence IDA] [PMID 16823961]; GO_component: GO:0005886 - plasma membrane [Evidence IEA,IEA]; GO_component: GO:0005886 - plasma membrane [Evidence IDA] [PMID 16394584]; GO_component: GO:0005774 - vacuolar membrane [Evidence IEA]; GO_component: GO:0005773 - vacuole [Evidence IEA]; GO_function: GO:0043130 - ubiquitin binding [Evidence IDA] [PMID 21070969]; GO_process: GO:0031929 - TOR signaling [Evidence IEA]; GO_process: GO:0031929 - TOR signaling [Evidence IC] [PMID 12408816]; GO_process: GO:0009267 - cellular response to starvation [Evidence IMP] [PMID 12408816]; GO_process: GO:0001558 - regulation of cell growth [Evidence IPI] [PMID 12408816]): MNDPKKSLEMIGKALQSQYEALSTRTKYKQSLDPNVEDAKRFCMSLRRSARDERILFHYNGHGVPRPTPSGEIWVFNRGYTQYIPVSVYDLQTWLGAPCIYAYDCHAAGHIVNNFNAFVEKRKENEKKNGPDPNGPPAEAYENCIQLAACRADEVLPMHPELPADLFTCCITSPIDIAVRWFVMQSPLLRGQFDNLSIPGKITDRRTPLGELNWIFTAITDTIAWSTLEGPLFKRLFRQDLVVAAMFRNFLLAVRIMRVHNCHPVSSPELPDTHNHPMWDAWDLAVDHCLVQLPMLQAASEPGGVPYTYKHSDFFEQQLTAFEVWLKYKSSDLDKPPEQLPVLLQVLLSQIHRLRALVLLSKYLDLGPKAVHLALSIGIFPYVLKLLQSPAPELKPVLVFIWARIMAVDHKAIKQELVKENGYAYFINILIPQDGPVVNAINVPEHLAMCAFVTALFCEGYKQGQRLCMGPDLFQACLTHTEELESPLLRQWATLCISQLWDGYPEAKWQALVKDKTALDRLSRLLNDPVPEVRTACIVALTTFLGDGETVNPNSPNINATAVTSGLTHGDIRQKELSFAISVLALTNDASSIVRREVVVFYSKFVKQYRSRFLVAAYSSLEEDVAILRSQTNIDDIRANSPAHGSIYTVVWRALLVLTEDPFPEVADYAQDVVDYVFQLLRKTPLSAEVEKLEQYLVQYSMSSLSVNLPELQNNSPNKATRVSSMGPSAVAGSGVGHGSHNGPTSESKFSQTLLKRSVSFANTLKQYAWGSGEEEQLQSQNQHPQHGRAGNGSASGSNTLWGGFGGSFVNSTGAGAGNLGNTRSAFPTVTTVAYGVGRRPRPVRYQTKDYTKKIVLPLASGFFEWSCEYFQEPQMCNTESDEPGSERYLERVWRKSRNEHIIAETQVQKEMAVYGGWSTHVGLLNNLTQPTKLEFAQFEPHLVGVDDRDGVTVWDWTESTKLNRFCNSNPVGTRITEAKFLNEDDVPLLLTGSSEGVVRIYRHYESVKNIELACSWRVLTDLLPAHRNSGLIAEWQQSRGALLVGGDVRVIRVWDAPRELCTSDIPARSGSPVTALTSDQVAGNIVVAGFGDGGIRVYDRRLGPRESLVKTWKRHKSWVVNVRMQRGGARELVSGSTDGQVYLWDIRLDEPVLSFQAHSNGMRAIDVHEHAPVIATGSQTVGIWSTNGNRVATVRPPSSGYSLGSKASQVSALSFHPHRMIMAVNNVQDAHIGVFNCTDDPSRKYGR, from the coding sequence ATGAATGATCCCAAAAAATCACTAGAAATGATTGGCAAAGCCCTTCAAAGCCAATACGAGGCACTGAGTACAAGAACTAAATATAAACAGAGTCTTGACCCTaatgttgaagatgctaAGCGGTTTTGTATGTCGCTAAGACGTAGTGCACGAGACGAGCGAATTCTATTTCATTATAATGGTCACGGTGTACCAAGACCTACACCAAGTGGTGAAATTTGGGTGTTTAATAGAGGCTACACTCAGTATATACCTGTTTCTGTCTATGACTTACAAACGTGGCTGGGAGCACCCTGTATTTATGCCTATGACTGTCATGCAGCAGGTCATATTGTCAACAATTTTAATGCGTTTGTggaaaagagaaaagagaatgagaagaagaatggACCCGATCCCAATGGTCCTCCTGCTGAAGCGTATGAAAACTGTATTCAACTTGCGGCTTGCCGAGCAGACGAGGTACTTCCAATGCATCCTGAATTACCGGCTGATCTGTTCACTTGTTGCATAACGTCGCCAATTGACATAGCAGTTCGCTGGTTTGTCATGCAATCGCCTTTATTACGAGGTCAGTTTGACAATCTCAGTATTCCGGGAAAAATCACTGATAGAAGAACGCCATTGGGTGAGTTGAATTGGATCTTCACTGCCATTACCGATACTATTGCATGGTCTACCTTAGAAGGACCACTATTTAAACGACTTTTTAGACAGGATCTGGTGGTGGCAGCTATGTTCCGTAACTTTTTGTTAGCAGTGCGAATTATGAGGGTCCACAATTGTCATCCAGTATCATCGCCCGAACTTCCTGATACGCATAATCATCCAATGTGGGATGCATGGGATCTGGCAGTTGACCACTGTCTAGTGCAATTGCCAATGTTACAAGCGGCATCTGAACCCGGTGGTGTCCCATATACCTATAAACATTCCGACTTTTTTGAGCAGCAGTTGACAGCGTTTGAGGTGTGGCTCAAGTACAAATCGTCTGATTTAGATAAACCACCTGAGCAGCTACCGGTATTGCTACAAGTCTTGCTTTCTCAAATCCATCGTTTGAGAGCACTGGTTCTGCTTAGCAAGTATCTTGATTTAGGTCCCAAAGCAGTTCATCTCGCTCTTTCCATCGGTATCTTCCCATATGTTTTGAAATTACTGCAATCCCCTGCCCCGGAGTTGAAGCCAGTTTTGGTGTTTATATGGGCACGAATCATGGCTGTTGATCACAAGGCTATTAAGCAGGAGCTAGTTAAAGAAAATGGCTATGCTTACTTTATCAATATTCTGATTCCTCAAGACGGCCCGGTGGTGAATGCAATTAATGTTCCCGAACACCTGGCCATGTGTGCTTTTGTCACTGCTTTGTTCTGTGAAGGATACAAGCAGGGCCAGCGTTTGTGTATGGGCCCAGATTTGTTTCAAGCTTGTTTGACACATActgaagagcttgaaagTCCGCTATTAAGACAATGGGCTACTCTCTGTATCTCACAGCTATGGGATGGATATCCAGAAGCAAAATGGCAAGCACTAGTTAAAGATAAGACAGCATTGGACAGATTGTCAAGATTGTTGAATGATCCAGTTCCCGAAGTTCGAACTGCTTGTATCGTTGCTTTGACAACTTTTCTCGGTGATGGCGAAACTGTTAACCCCAATAGCCCAAATATCAATGCCACTGCTGTCACTAGTGGCTTGACGCACGGAGACATTCGACAGAAGGAGCTGTCGTTTGCCATATCTGTACTGGCACTAACCAATGATGCTTCGTCTATTGTTCGACGAGAAGTGGTAGTATTCTACTCTAAATTCGTTAAACAGTATCGCAGTAGATTTTTGGTCGCAGCATATTCATCactggaagaagatgtGGCTATTCTCCGCAGTCAGACAAATATTGACGATATTCGAGCAAATTCACCTGCTCATGGATCTATCTACACTGTAGTTTGGAGGGCACTACTGGTATTAACTGAGGACCCATTCCCAGAAGTTGCCGACTATGCACAAGATGTTGTCGACTATGTATTCCAGCTTCTTCGTAAAACACCACTCTCAGCAGAGGTCGAGAAGCTGGAACAGTACCTAGTACAATACTCAATGAGCTCATTATCGGTAAATCTACCTGAGCTCCAGAATAACAGTCCTAACAAGGCTACTCGTGTTTCATCAATGGGACCATCAGCAGTCGCTGGATCAGGGGTTGGACATGGGTCTCATAATGGACCGACTTCAGAATCCAAGTTTTCCCAAACTCTTCTCAAACGGTCTGTATCATTTGCTAATACTTTAAAGCAATATGCTTGGGGCAGTGGAGAAGAGGAACAGCTACAATCACAGAACCAACATCCACAACATGGACGAGCTGGGAATGGTTCAGCATCCGGGTCGAACACGTTGTGGGGAGGTTTTGGTGGTAGTTTTGTCAATAGCactggagcaggagctggaaACCTTGGAAATACCAGGTCTGCATTCCCCACTGTCACTACAGTAGCGTACGGAGTAGGCCGTCGACCTAGACCAGTTAGATACCAGACCAAAGACTACACCAAGAAAATTGTCCTTCCCTTGGCAAGTGGCTTTTTTGAATGGAGCTGCGAGTATTTCCAGGAACCTCAGATGTGTAACACCGAGTCTGACGAACCAGGCAGTGAGAGGTATCTTGAACGAGTATGGAGAAAGTCTCGTAACGAGCATATCATTGCTGAAACTCAAGTTCAAAAGGAAATGGCTGTATATGGCGGTTGGTCTACACATGTCGGTCTTCTTAACAATCTGACTCAACCTACCAAACTTGAATTTGCGCAATTCGAGCCTCATCTGGTGGGAGTTGATGATCGAGATGGTGTAACTGTGTGGGACTGGACTGAAAGTACTAAACTCAACCGATTTTGTAACAGCAATCCTGTTGGTACTCGAATTACCGAGGCCAAGTTTTTGAACGAGGATGATGTACCATTGCTGCTTACGGGATCAAGTGAAGGTGTAGTTCGAATCTATCGTCATTACGAGTCTGTCAAGAATATTGAACTGGCCTGTTCTTGGCGTGTGTTGACTGATCTATTACCAGCCCATCGTAACAGTGGTCTCATAGCCGAATGGCAACAGTCTCGTGGAGCCTTGTTAGTAGGTGGTGATGTCCGAGTCATTCGTGTCTGGGATGCTCCGCGAGAACTATGTACGAGCGATATCCCTGCTCGGTCTGGCAGTCCTGTCACTGCTCTTACATCTGACCAAGTGGCTGGAAACATCGTTGTAGCCGGTTTTGGTGACGGTGGTATTCGAGTCTATGATAGAAGACTTGGTCCTCGTGAGTCGCTTGTCAAGACATGGAAGAGACACAAGTCGTGGGTTGTTAATGTTCGTATGCAAAGAGGTGGTGCTCGTGAGCTTGTTAGTGGATCCACCGACGGCCAGGTGTACCTCTGGGATATCCGACTTGATGAACCAGTTCTGTCATTCCAAGCCCACTCGAATGGAATGCGTGCTATTGATGTCCATGAGCATGCTCCAGTTATTGCCACAGGCTCGCAAACAGTAGGTATCTGGTCCACAAATGGAAATCGTGTTGCTACTGTACGACCACCGTCTAGTGGATATAGCCTTGGAAGTAAAGCATCCCAAGTATCGGCGCTCTCGTTCCATCCTCATCGTATGATCATGGCTGTCAACAACGTCCAGGACGCCCATATCGGCGTCTTCAACTGCACAGACGACCCGTCCCGAAAGTACGGACGATGA
- the LTV1 gene encoding Ltv1p (Component of the GSE complex; GSE is required for proper sorting of amino acid permease Gap1p; required for ribosomal small subunit export from nucleus; required for growth at low temperature; GO_component: GO:0034448 - EGO complex [Evidence IDA] [PMID 16732272]; GO_component: GO:0005737 - cytoplasm [Evidence IEA,IEA]; GO_component: GO:0005737 - cytoplasm [Evidence IDA] [PMID 14562095]; GO_component: GO:0005737 - cytoplasm [Evidence IDA] [PMID 16888326]; GO_component: GO:0031902 - late endosome membrane [Evidence IDA] [PMID 16732272]; GO_component: GO:0005634 - nucleus [Evidence IEA,IEA]; GO_component: GO:0005634 - nucleus [Evidence IDA] [PMID 16888326]; GO_component: GO:0030688 - preribosome, small subunit precursor [Evidence IDA] [PMID 16738661]; GO_function: GO:0003674 - molecular_function [Evidence ND]; GO_process: GO:0034599 - cellular response to oxidative stress [Evidence IMP] [PMID 15611164]; GO_process: GO:0015031 - protein transport [Evidence IEA]; GO_process: GO:0006970 - response to osmotic stress [Evidence IMP] [PMID 15611164]; GO_process: GO:0042274 - ribosomal small subunit biogenesis [Evidence IMP] [PMID 15611164]; GO_process: GO:0000056 - ribosomal small subunit export from nucleus [Evidence IGI,IMP] [PMID 16888326]; GO_process: GO:0006810 - transport [Evidence IEA]), whose amino-acid sequence MGPKRWIDKKKADTYSLVYRSQEDPLINDPDASQRVLVKLDNLNDAKQKQERRERWAPTPSYSSTGGASKVLTADVLAQDEETFRKEGRRDNEGEAALYGIEYDDSKYDYMQHLKPIGEDPSAVYISKKPTKEKQSFGKDGNLLLKSDYAAANKVNLPSDVLPSKDTLKRTYQDQQNIPDEIAGLQPDMDPRLREVLEALEDEEYVDDDEDVFGQLISSGQKEEIEEDEDEWADYDPDQDFSGQDYSDDEAYDSDNGREMPAKPAKYMVTAKEGEEDWETAFRQFKLDQSRSKAPIDGVSDDEFDEDRDEVGSLSQVPSGRRITKSGRKQKIGAKTDLTGFSMSSSALFRNDGLTLLDNRFDKIEEEYNNDDDEEEEANEPFDMSKERDDLEAIMDDFLDNYVVEGKKMYKK is encoded by the coding sequence ATGGGTCCTAAGAGGTGGATTGATAAGAAAAAGGCCGACACTTATAGTCTGGTGTACAGATCACAGGAAGATCCGTTGATTAATGACCCGGATGCTTCTCAGAGAgtgctggtgaagttggATAATCTGAACGATGCCaagcagaaacaagaaagaagagaaagatgGGCCCCTACACCTTCATATTCTAGTACTGGGGGTGCTTCTAAAGTGCTGACGGCAGATGTTTTGGCACAAGATGAAGAGACTTTTAGAAAAGAAGGACGGCGTGATAACGAGGGTGAAGCCGCTTTGTACGGTATCGAATACGATGATAGTAAATATGATTATATGCAACACTTGAAACCCATAGGAGAGGATCCTTCAGCTGTTTATATCTCCAAGAAACCCACAAAAGAGAAACAAAGCTTTGGCAAGGACGGAAACCTGCTACTGAAATCCGACTATGCAGCTGCAAATAAAGTAAATCTACCGAGCGATGTCCTGCCATCCAAAGATACGCTTAAAAGAACATATCAAGACCAGCAGAATATTCCAGATGAGATTGCTGGTTTACAACCTGATATGGACCCGAGACTTAGAGAAGTGTTAGAAGCacttgaagatgaagaatatgtggatgacgacgaggatgTCTTCGGTCAACTGATCTCCAGTGGCCAGAAAGAGgagattgaagaagacgaagatgagTGGGCTGATTATGATCCTGATCAAGATTTCAGTGGTCAAGACTactctgatgatgaagcatATGATTCAGATAACGGCCGGGAAATGCCAGCCAAGCCAGCCAAGTACATGGTGACGGCGAAGGAGGGTGAAGAGGACTGGGAGACTGCATTCCGTCAGTTCAAGCTCGACCAATCGCGATCAAAAGCTCCTATTGATGGTGTCAGTGATGACGAATTCGATGAAGATAGGGACGAGGTAGGGTCTCTCTCACAAGTGCCTTCAGGAAGACGCATCACGAAAAGCGGAAGAAAGCAGAAGATTGGTGCCAAGACCGATCTTACGGGCTTCTCCATGTCCAGTTCTGCATTATTTAGAAACGACGGCTTGACCCTGCTAGATAACCGATTCGACAAAATTGAAGAGGAATACAAcaatgacgacgacgaagaggaagaagccAATGAGCCCTTTGACATGTCGAAGGAACGAGACGATCTCGAAGCCATCATGGACGACTTCCTCGACAACTATGTCGTTGAAGGTAAGAAGATGTACAAGAAATAA